GAGACGATCGCCCACCTCAAGGAGAATGGTCGAATCGTCATCATGATGTGCGCTTTCGAGGGCCCCCCACGGATCCATCGTTTTCATGGGCGGGGAAGAGCCCTGATCAAAGGGACACCCGAATACCAGGAAATCATCGGTCATTTCGATGAGCTGCCCGGAACCCGCAGCATCATTCGGATTGAGATCGATCGAATCAGTGATTCCTGTGGCTATGCCGTCCCCCTCTACGACTACAAGGGAGACCGCGACGGACTGACCCGATGGGCCGAAAACAAGGGTGCCGGCGGAATCGCCGACTATCAGAGGGAGAATAACGCCGTCAGCGTCGACGGCCTCCCGGCACTCGGGGCCTGACCCGCATGGCACAAAGTTAAGGGGTATTCAGGAGGGATCACGAGATGTAGCCGCGGCAGTCTCTTGCCGCGTATCCACGTTGACACGCCCCAAGAGACTGGGGCGACTACACCAGACAAATACACCAACAAGAAATGCCAGTTCTGAGCCAAAGAATCTGCTTATCTTGGTGCCATTCGGGCCTGACCTTAGTGCCACTCGGGGCCTGACCCCCTCAGCTGCCCCGACGGATATCCGATCCGCGGAAGTGGATCTGAAAGCGGAAGACCTTTTTCGTCCGGCATTCGATCACGCCGGTCGTGAGATCCACTTTTTCCGGAATCTCCTGCCGATGGATGTCGACGACGGCATGGAAGCCACGTTCGGAGAAGACGTCCAGAAGCATGGCCAGAGCCAGGGGGTTGGAAAATATCGCCTCCTCGGAATTGACGTAGGCCCGGCCGGTCAGGGCATGGCGCAGCACAATCGGCATGAACCTGTCCTCGATGATCCGCACCACCTGTTGAAAGAGGACCGGTTCATCAAACTCGTACCGATCGAGACGACGCACCAGTTCCTGGCGGGCGTGGATGGTGATCTCCGAGGCAATCGGAATGGAGCGCAGGCGATCAAAGGTCCGGGGATCCAGTTCCAGGGAACTCTGGTACTTGAGCTCCTTGATGATGTTCTGGTGGACTTCCTCGATCGGGCCCTGGGCGTTGATGAAGTGGTAGTGGAAGATCTCCCGCAGCGACTGGAG
The Opitutaceae bacterium genome window above contains:
- a CDS encoding pyridoxamine 5'-phosphate oxidase family protein produces the protein MGRDYPEINPKIADWIRRQKMFFVSTAPLSAAGMVNCSPKGMDTFRILGPTTIGYLDLTGSGVETIAHLKENGRIVIMMCAFEGPPRIHRFHGRGRALIKGTPEYQEIIGHFDELPGTRSIIRIEIDRISDSCGYAVPLYDYKGDRDGLTRWAENKGAGGIADYQRENNAVSVDGLPALGA